The Candidatus Neomarinimicrobiota bacterium genome contains the following window.
TAGAATTATACTTTGATAATATCATGTACTGGTGGATACAGAAATACGCTATGCGTAAATATAGATACTGACATTTTACCCTGCATGGAGACGAGAGAATGCCCGGTAGTAAAAGACAATTACCCCTGTACACACTAAGTGTGGCCTCACAGCTCTCAGGTGTGTCCACACATTCAATTCGGCAATATATCGATAAGGGCGTGATCATCCCCTTTAAGACTGAATCCGCGAGACATTTATTTTCAGATGTTGATGTTATACGTCTTAAAAGCATTAAGAATGATATACAGGTTCACGGCTTGAATATGGCGGGTATTAAACGAGCCATGGCCCAGACTCCCTGCTGGTTAATCAAAGGATGCACCAAGGAAGAGCAGAATAATTGTGATGCATTCAAAAGCTATGATCAACCGTGCTGGGCAGTAGAGAAAAAGAGTGGGGATTGTCAGGATTTAAATTGCCATGATTGTGACGTATACGGGGTGGTGGATCGTTTTGATCACTTAAAAGACATGTTTAAAACCATGGCTAAAATAGAATTTCATCAGAGTTGATGGAAAAAATGCCTGCTGAATCGAGGCTAATCCGGGGGAAAGAAGGAGAAAATCAGTGAAAAATGTTACCTTATTATTATTAGTACTCTCAATGGTATTCGTTGGGTGTGACTCTACCGAAGACGATCCAGAAGCCGCTGAATTCAATGTGGTTTCTGTTTCAACCGCTCCAACTCTGGATGGTGCAGGTGGAGATGCCGCCTGGGCCGAAGCTACTGAGTATATGGTCACAGTAGGTGAGAGTGAAGATTACAGCAATGCATTTGGTGTGCTTGAGGTTGGACTAACTGCGGTTATGACCAGCTCTGATCTTTATATCAGGGCTGTATGGGATGATCCCAGCGGAACAGAAAGTGTTGACAAGAATCAGTGGACGTATTCCAACGCTGCATGGGAAAAAAATGGCAATGAAGATCGCCTTTTCTTTTTCTTTGACATGGGAACCAACGGTACTCAGGGTGCCAATTGTGCAGCCATGTGCCATACCGGTGGAGATCAAGAAGGCATGTGGACTTC
Protein-coding sequences here:
- a CDS encoding MerR family transcriptional regulator, which gives rise to MPGSKRQLPLYTLSVASQLSGVSTHSIRQYIDKGVIIPFKTESARHLFSDVDVIRLKSIKNDIQVHGLNMAGIKRAMAQTPCWLIKGCTKEEQNNCDAFKSYDQPCWAVEKKSGDCQDLNCHDCDVYGVVDRFDHLKDMFKTMAKIEFHQS